A stretch of DNA from Candidatus Pseudomonas phytovorans:
GGCGATAGCCTTCTCAATGGCCGCACGAAACTCCGGATCATCCGGCTTCGTCAGGCTGGAGAAATTACCAATCACCTTGCCCTTACGATCCACAACATACTTGTAGAAATTCCACTTGGGCGCACTGCTCTGGCTAGCCAGCTCAGCGAACAGCGGTATCGCATCCTTGCCCCGCACCGCCTGCGTCTTGGTCATGGTGAAGGTAACGCCATAGTTGGCATAGCAAACCTTGGCAGTCTGCGCACTGTCAGCATCTTCCTGCTTGAAATCATTAGACGGCACACCAAGCATCTCCAGGCCTTGCCCGTGATACTCCTTGTACGTCGACTCAAGCCCCTCGAACTGCGGAGCAAAACCACAATAACTGGCCGTATTGACCACCACCAACGGCTTCCCGGCAAAGCGCTGGCACAGGTCGACCTGCCCCTTGCCACGCAATTCCGGCAAGCTACCCTGCAACAACGCCGGGCAATCAGCAGCCCAGCTCGATGTGCTGGCAAGCACGGCCAACAACGGCACTGTCAACCAATGAGCACGCATGATTCGTTTCTCCTAGCAGGCAATCCTTGAGCTTGCAGGGTAGCGCCTAACAAACACCCATGCCCAGTTGCATCAACGCCATCCCGCCCTTGTGCCAGCCCCACCACGCCAGCGCCA
This window harbors:
- a CDS encoding glutathione peroxidase; its protein translation is MRAHWLTVPLLAVLASTSSWAADCPALLQGSLPELRGKGQVDLCQRFAGKPLVVVNTASYCGFAPQFEGLESTYKEYHGQGLEMLGVPSNDFKQEDADSAQTAKVCYANYGVTFTMTKTQAVRGKDAIPLFAELASQSSAPKWNFYKYVVDRKGKVIGNFSSLTKPDDPEFRAAIEKAIASHQ